The nucleotide sequence TTTCGCATAAACTTAGGTCGTGCGTAGCAATAATACCTGTAGCATTTCCAGCGACTAATTTTTCTACAAATTTTCTAGAACCAAGAGCTTTGTCGGTACTATTTGTGCCTTTTAATATTTCATCTAAAACAATAAAATAAGGTTCGCTTTTAATTGTGTCTACAATAAATTTAAGTCGCGTAAGCTCCGAAAAGAAATACGAGCTATTGTCAGTCAACGAATCGCTAGTTCGCATACTTGTGATGAGTTTAATAGGTGAGTATTCACTGGATGTTGCACAAATAGGTAATCCAACATTAGCCATAACAATATGTAAAGATACAGTTCTTAAAAAAGTGCTTTTTCCAGCCATATTAGCTCCTGTTACTATAAAGAATTGCTCTCTGTTTATGTTTAAATCACTAGAAACCCGTTTAATTTTGTTTAATAAAGGATGTCCTAACTCTTTAGCGTTTATAATGGTGTTGTTCTCTACAATTTTTGGGTATTCAAATTCTGGATGGTTAAATGAAAAGTTGCTTAAGGAATTGTAAGCATCAAAAAAGGCGACTACTTCAAACCAATCTTCTACTTTGTGGGCATACTTGGTTATCCATTGTTCTATTTTATAGCTTTGGATTAAATCCCAAAGAAAAAAGCCATTTCCCAAAAAGATAAAAAAGATATTATTTCTATTATCTAATGCGTCTAATGCTTTTGAAAATGATTTAATAATATTTGATGCTTTTGTGTTCTCAGAGGTTATTTGTAGTTGTTTTTCTTTAAGTAATGATGAAGTAAAAGTTTCCGTTTCTATCTGGTCTAATAATAGTGAATATTGCTTAAAGGTGTCCTTGATTTTAGACGTGTGTATGGACAGCATGTTTACTTTCTTAAACACATAACCAATAATAAAAATTCCAAAAACTAACCAATAAGCCATGTAATGAAGTGGAATAACCTGCAACACACTAAAAGCAATTATAACCACTGAAAGTATACCAAAAACATAAGGTAACCAACGCATTATTTTTGGAACAAAAGGCTGATAATTGTTTAACCAATCAATAATAACATTTGTAGGAGTTTCAGTTTCTATTAAAGATGCTTTTGCAGTAAATAGTTGGCGCCATTCTGGTTTTTTAGAAAGCTCCTTAATGGCGTCTTGTCTGTTTACTATGTTGGTAATATCGTTAGCTTTTAATACATCAGCAAGTGTATGAGTTCCCTCATTAATAGCTGTTCTATCGAGGTATTGAAAAAATGAACCACGACCAAATAAATCAATATCTAAACTATAAGGATGCTCAGCGTTTTGAAATTGAACACCACTAAACCGTTTATGAAAATTACCTTTAGCTATTTCTAACTCTTCATTGTTAATGTTTAATAAGGCTTTGAAT is from Pontimicrobium sp. SW4 and encodes:
- a CDS encoding DNA mismatch repair protein MutS, yielding MNSPIQFYNSQIVLFQNQIDTLKKKLLILSLSRVVIYLAGVMGIYHFFHNIPVAVVITIVAIGLFLFLVSKHTDAKAQRDLFKALLNINNEELEIAKGNFHKRFSGVQFQNAEHPYSLDIDLFGRGSFFQYLDRTAINEGTHTLADVLKANDITNIVNRQDAIKELSKKPEWRQLFTAKASLIETETPTNVIIDWLNNYQPFVPKIMRWLPYVFGILSVVIIAFSVLQVIPLHYMAYWLVFGIFIIGYVFKKVNMLSIHTSKIKDTFKQYSLLLDQIETETFTSSLLKEKQLQITSENTKASNIIKSFSKALDALDNRNNIFFIFLGNGFFLWDLIQSYKIEQWITKYAHKVEDWFEVVAFFDAYNSLSNFSFNHPEFEYPKIVENNTIINAKELGHPLLNKIKRVSSDLNINREQFFIVTGANMAGKSTFLRTVSLHIVMANVGLPICATSSEYSPIKLITSMRTSDSLTDNSSYFFSELTRLKFIVDTIKSEPYFIVLDEILKGTNSTDKALGSRKFVEKLVAGNATGIIATHDLSLCEIEKELDDVKNYYFDADIVNDELYFDYKFKKGICQNMNASFLLKKMEIV